The following proteins come from a genomic window of Nicotiana tomentosiformis chromosome 12, ASM39032v3, whole genome shotgun sequence:
- the LOC104114098 gene encoding uncharacterized protein: MKSAFEVWSFLKKEYEEDKRIKGMRILNLIREFELQKMKDSDTIKEYSDRLLNITNKVRLLGSKFSDSRLVQKILVTVPERFEATISLLENTKDLSKISLAELLNALQAQEQRRLMRSEWSVEGALPAKV; this comes from the coding sequence ATGAAATCGGCATTTGAGGTCTGGAGTTTCCTGAAGAAAGAATATGAAGAAGATAAAAGGATCAAGGGAATGCGTATTCTCAACCTTATCAGAGAATTTGAACTTCAAAAGATGAAGGATTCagatacaattaaagagtattcTGACAGATTACTCAACATTACCAACAAAGTAAGATTACTTGGCTCTAAATTTTCTGATTCTAGATTGGTTCAAAAAATTCTTGTAACAGTCCCTGAAAGGTTTGAAGCAACTATTTCCTTGCTGGAAAATACTAAGGATCTGTCAAAAATTAGTTTGGCAGAATTATTGAACGCTTTGCAGGCACAAGAACAGAGAAGGCTTATGAGGTCTGAATGGTCTGTCGAGGGTGCACTACCTGCAAAAGTTTAG
- the LOC104114095 gene encoding heat stress transcription factor B-3-like: MGELDQCESTLLEYVRKSSTPPFLLKTYMMVEDPATDDVISWNADGTAFIVRQPAEFARDLLPTLFKHCNFSSFVRQLNTYGFRKIATSQWEFSNDMFRKGEKDLLCDIRRRKAWTNKQQTNNKNINNAANKKERDEDQRSSSSTSSSSSSEYNSLIDENKRLKMENEVLSSELSTINKKCKELIDIVAMLAENSEEEEEGQQDERPMLFGVRLEVQEEMERKRKRAEFTETVGVFLSQLCK; this comes from the exons ATGGGTGAACTAGACCAATGTGAAAGTACTTTGTTAGAGTATGTAAGGAAGTCATCAACGCCACCTTTCTTGCTGAAAACCTACATGATGGTGGAGGATCCGGCGACGGACGATGTCATTTCTTGGAACGCCGACGGGACGGCATTTATAGTCCGGCAGCCGGCGGAATTCGCCAGAGATTTGCTTCCGACGCTCTTCAAACACTGTAACTTCTCCAGCTTTGTCCGGCAGCTCAATACCTAT GGTTTTCGCAAAATTGCAACAAGTCAGTGGGAGTTTAGCAATGACATGTTTCGCAAGGGAGAGAAGGATTTACTATGTGATATTCGTCGAAGAAAAGCATGGACGAACAAACAACAAACTAATAATAAGAATATTAACAATGCTGCCAATAAGAAAGAAAGAGATGAAGATCAAAGGTCATCATCATcaacttcatcatcatcatcatctgagtACAATAGCCTTATTGATGAGAATAAAAGGCTCAAGATGGAGAATGAAGTTCTAAGCTCTGAGCtctcaacaataaataaaaagtGCAAAGAACTCATTGATATAGTGGCCATGTTAGCAGAAAAttcagaggaagaagaagaaggtcaGCAAGATGAGAGGCCAATGCTGTTTGGAGTGAGGTTAGAAGTTCAAGAAGAGATGGAGAGGAAGAGAAAAAGAGCAGAGTTTACTGAAACTGTTGGTGTTTTTCTCTCTCAACTATGCAAATAA